The DNA segment GGCTGTAAAAATCTTCGTAATTAACTTTCCCTGAACGAATATTTTGTTGGTAAATTTTTCGACCAAATACATTAATATACATTTGGGTAAAGTCAAAAGCTAAAAGATTTTTCTTGCCTAAATATTTAGCTGGGCCTGTAAGTCTTAATAATAATGACCCCAATTGCACCTGGTTGCCAACTTCCCCTCTGTTAACATCTTCTGTTGAACCGGAACTAAAAGATATATAAATTTTGGTAAATTGCGGTACATACCAACCCTTTCCTAAAATTATTCCCCCGCGTTTTTGAGCTTTTTTCGTCCCTGTTGCAAAACACAATCGCCATTGTCCAACTAAACTATCAAAATCATAAGTCAGGTGTTGTTTCTTGGCTGATTTTTCCGCTTGTAATAAAGCATTTACTATGACTTCTGGCTGGGGACGATTTTTGTTTTGTTCACGATACGCCGCCGCCGCTTCCCATAAGATGTTAACAAAGTTGTCTGTAGTGGTAGATGTCAAGTCGCTTCGCTCCAATTCAAAATTCGTCTTGAAAAGTTTCCTACGGCGGGAAACCCGCCTACAGAACTTTTCGCAAAATTCAAAATAATTATAGTAAATCTTAAGTAGGGTGTGTTACGGCTATGAAAGAATTTGGGACTTAGAGACAAGAAAATTTAGCCGTAATGCACCGCCTCACGGATGGTGCGTTAGGCGCAAGGATAGTTATTTCGTGACCAATTATCTGGAAAATCAGCGCCTAACACAACGCCAGTTGCTACAACGGAGAAAACCTCCGCAACGCATTGGCTCCCCTACAATAATTTTATTTTTGCTTTATAGATAACCGCCGATTAATAATAGTAATTTGAGACTAAATGACAACATACATCGACGGTTTAATTTATGAAATTGCTACTTATTGGTTAAGCGATATGTAACACTTTGCGTAAAAGTGTCTGGTCTTCTAGCTTTGCTTTTAAGCGACCATTTTCTATGTCTCGAATCCAGCTTTGGCTTTTACCAGTTAACTTTGCTAATTCCCGTTGAGATAAGTTCAAACTTTTGCGAGCTTGCAAAATTTGCTCACCAACTAAATCACCTGCGGTTTTTAGTTTTTGTCTACTCTTAGCAGTTCGCCGTTGTTTTTTTTCTGATTCAGCAATTTGTCGTTCCCATTCTGGTGGTAGTTCAAAGGATAAAATTCGCGCATTCATCAATAGATTCCACTTACCACGGGGGCCGCTATCAGTGAGGCGAGTTTCACCACCTGCATCATTAATCCAAAACTCTAATGCTTCATCGGGGTCTTCAGGAATATCTACTAATTTCGCCCATAAAGGTTGGATAGCAAGAGGATAAGTGATGGGATCGAAGATGGGTTTAATTCCTAAATGATTTAGTACTTCTAAATCATTTTCAAATGTCCGTAATAGGCGTTTGCGTTCTTCTCGATGTCTAGTAGCAATATTGACTTTTTCTTGACCATAAGCAATACGTAGTAAGGTAGGAACTGTGATGCGTTGTTCCTTACCCATTTTGGTTTTAAATAATAACCATAGCATTAATCTTACGGCTCCTTCGTGCTGCTGCCAAATACTCATGACTGTGGTTAGCAGGGTCTTGGGTAGGCTACCATATTGATAGAATGCAGTGCGTTCTTTGCATCCTTGTTTGTTTAAGAAATATTGGCTCCATATCCCGGCTTTGACTTTAAATGTTAGCCCAACGAGATATTTACAACCCAATTTATCTTCTTGAAAGTGGTGCTGAATACTTACTAAGTCCCACAAGCGGCTATTGGCGACTGAAAACCCCTTCACTTGTCCTTGCTGAGGCCAGTCCATAGAAATAATAAGTGAGCAAGCTTGCTGCACAAGATTTTTCATTAGGGCTAGTTTGGCGGCTTTGCTCAGGTCTTTGCGTTTCTCTAACCCTAAATATTTTTCTAGCTGTCGTTCGTCAATAGTAAACTCCTGTTCCCAAGGTTTATCTAAGGCTGTAGCATGGGCAGCTAGAATTAAATGGATACAAGCAGC comes from the Nostoc sp. PCC 7120 = FACHB-418 genome and includes:
- a CDS encoding helix-turn-helix domain-containing protein, producing MPYTIPNNSCVGCDNCRPQCPTGAIKIENNKYWIDPSLCNNCEGYYAEPQCVIACPVKSPIPWQAKKGRCKVEPRDATSPDLFSNGKNNPFASAIAIWEACNLLAQRTALNWETDEAGYLCYSRAVNQGRGKIAFHIQDPFQVNEKAKDVAAIEVFDIRAACIHLILAAHATALDKPWEQEFTIDERQLEKYLGLEKRKDLSKAAKLALMKNLVQQACSLIISMDWPQQGQVKGFSVANSRLWDLVSIQHHFQEDKLGCKYLVGLTFKVKAGIWSQYFLNKQGCKERTAFYQYGSLPKTLLTTVMSIWQQHEGAVRLMLWLLFKTKMGKEQRITVPTLLRIAYGQEKVNIATRHREERKRLLRTFENDLEVLNHLGIKPIFDPITYPLAIQPLWAKLVDIPEDPDEALEFWINDAGGETRLTDSGPRGKWNLLMNARILSFELPPEWERQIAESEKKQRRTAKSRQKLKTAGDLVGEQILQARKSLNLSQRELAKLTGKSQSWIRDIENGRLKAKLEDQTLLRKVLHIA